In Jaculus jaculus isolate mJacJac1 chromosome 4, mJacJac1.mat.Y.cur, whole genome shotgun sequence, a single genomic region encodes these proteins:
- the LOC101613116 gene encoding non-histone chromosomal protein HMG-14-like, whose amino-acid sequence MPKRKVSSVEKTGNYEASAGQPGCPQSRPCESGSKARKKAVRVDKPSDKKLQENRKSSTKGKQAKATKPETKEERRDKEEERPASEEAGAKGAKAD is encoded by the coding sequence ATGCCCAAGAGGAAGgtcagctcagtggaaaagacAGGCAACTACGAGGCCAGTGCAGGTCAGCCAGGCTGTCCGCAAAGCCGCCCTTGTGAAAGTGGAAGCAAAGCCAGAAAAAAAGCAGTGAGAGTGGATAAACCTTCAGACAAAAAAttgcaagaaaacagaaaaagcagCACAAAGGGCAAGCAGGCCAAAGCGACTAAGCCAGAGACTAAGGAAGAACggagagacaaagaggaggagAGGCCAGCCTCTGAGGAAGCGGGAGCGAAGGGAGCCAAGGCTGACTAG